From Nicotiana tabacum cultivar K326 chromosome 20, ASM71507v2, whole genome shotgun sequence, one genomic window encodes:
- the LOC142174389 gene encoding uncharacterized protein LOC142174389 produces the protein MSSYAKFLKEILSSKRKLEDVYVVMLMEKCSAILQNKLPQKFGNPGSFTILCTMGGVYFEKALCDSGASINLMSFSIFKKLDLGEIKDTSVSLQFVDQSTRKPKGIIENVLVRVDKFVFPVDFIVLEMKEFPNEPKNLGRPFLATRKAIIDVHQGQLILRVDVERIIFDMQKILRYSGDETSSSCFSIDMINYLTDEFKDDQLIPDSMERCLIKSSTTQDDDPTIRREAEILDKDSEEEEMKSEKVQSKVELKTLPSHLKYVYLEQELFPIIISSSPTAEQENSLIKIPIAPKDLDKTIFTCPHGTYAYKRMPFGLCNALATFQRCMWAIFADMTDKFLEIFMDDFTLFEGIILGHKTIAKGIEVDKAKINLIAGLPPPTTVKGIRSFLGHAGDCVKAFETLKKKLSTAPQRNKLISDAKYYLWDEPYLFKNCADNIIRRCVPEEEMNKILYHCHDGAIGRHYAANRTAFKVLEAKFFWPTLFNDARAYVAQCDRCQRTGNITKRDEIPLQSIQVNELEELRLGACENAKIFKEKTKIWHDKLIRLKSFKIGDQKNGGNKFKVNGHKLKLYYGRHFEQHPSVTLID, from the exons ATGTCTTCATATGccaaatttttaaaggaaattttgtcaagtaaaagaaaattagaaGACGTTTATGTGGTAATGCTTATGGAAAAATGCagtgctatacttcaaaataagctaccaCAAAAATTTGGTAATCCAGGAAGTTTTACAATTCTATGCACTATGGGAGGAGTATATTTTGAAAAAGCACTTTGTGATTCTGGAGCTTCAAtaaatttgatgtcattttctATCTTTAAAAAGTTAGATCTTGGTGAAATAAAAGACACAAGTGTTTCTCTTCAGTTTGTAGATCAAAGTACTAGGAAACCTAAGGGAATAATTGAAAATGTACTCGTAAGAGTAGATAAGTTTGTTTTCCCTGTAGATTTTATAGTGCTTGAAATGAAAGAATTTCCTAATGAACCAAAAAATTTAGGTAGACCATTTCTTGCTACAAGAAAAGCAATTATAGATGTTCATCAAGGACAATTAATTTTAAGAGTTGATGTAGAAAGAATCATatttgatatgcaaaagatactaAGATATTCAGGAGATGAAACATCATCTTCATGTTTTTCAATTGACATGATTAATTATCTTACAGATGAATTCAAAGATGATCAATTAATTCCAGATTCAATGGAAAGATGCTTGATCAAATCAAGCACCACACAGGACGACGATCCCACAATCAGAAGAGAAGCTGAAATATTGGACAAAGAttcagaagaagaagagatgaaaTCCGAAAAAGTTCAATCAAAAGTTGAACTCAAAACTCTCCCTTCTCATTTGAAATATGTTTATCTTGAGCAAGAATTatttccaataattatttcttctTCTCCTACTGCAGAACAAGAAAATAGTTTGATTAAA atACCAATTGCACCAAAAGATCTAGATAAGACAATTTTCACATGCCCTCATGGAACATATGCCTATAagagaatgccatttggtctgtgCAACGCCCTTGCTACATTTCAGCGATGCATGTGGGCAATTTTTGCTGACATGACTGAcaaatttcttgaaatttttatggatgattttacacTATTTG AAGGAATTATTTTAGGACACAAAACCATTGCTAAAGGGATAGAAGTTGATAAGGCAAAAATTAATCTTATAGCAGGATTACCCCCTCCCACAACTGTGAAAGGAATTagaagctttctaggtcatgcag GTGACTGTGTGAAAGCATTTGAAACCCTTAAGAAAAAGTTATCAACTGCACCT CAAAGAAACAAGCTTATATCTGATGCAAAGTATTATCTGTGGGATGAACCTTACTTATTCAAAAATTGtgcagataatatcattagaaggTGTGTACCTGAAGAAGAGATGAATAAAATTCTATATCACTGTCATGATGGAGCAATTGGAAGACATTATGCAGCAAATCGAACAGCTTTTAAAGTTTTAGAAGCCAAATTCTTCTGGCCCACACTCTTTAATGATGCCCGAGCATATGTAGCACAATGTGACAGGTGTCAGAGAACAGGTAATATCACCAAGAGAGATGAGATACCACTGCAATCAATACAg GTTAATGAATTGGAAGAACTGAGATTGGGAGCCTGTGAAAATGctaaaatttttaaagaaaaaacaaaaatatggcaTGACAAGTTGATCCGACTAAAGAGTTTCAAAATTGGAGATCAG aaaaatggaggaaacaaGTTTAAGGTAAATGGTCACAAGCTAAAATTGTACTATGGAAGACATTTTGAACAACATCCATCAGTTACATTGATAGATTGA